The proteins below are encoded in one region of Candidatus Thiodiazotropha sp. LNASS1:
- the mrcB gene encoding penicillin-binding protein 1B: protein MTKKRAKRGISKSNRSRNQRWKRWFLLGIVTLLLAVILYLLYLDQVVQNRFQGRRWDVPAKVYSRTLDLYPGAYLATSHLQQTLDGLGYRRVKHPDRPGEYSSYRGRYLIRTRPFHFPDIDRPSDYLEVVLDKQVVRTLKRASNGDPIGYYRIEPRLIGSLSSTQGEDRILLIREELPDLLVAGLIAVEDRSFYQHIGIDLMAIGRALWANLAAKRVVQGGSTLTQQLVKNYFLSLERTLWRKINEIAMALILDMRYSKDEILEAYANEVYLGQQGGKAIHGFALASRFYFNRPLHELDLPRMALLVTLVRGPSAYDPRRHPEQAKKRRGLVLQLMADQGVISPQQADSARGQPLGVEQGSLHSSGSPAFMDLVKRQLRRDYQEEDLSAGGLRIFSTLDPWFQQRGEQALSQQLSELERKQGIQAGTLQGALTLADTETGEVLAVVGDRNPRYAGFNRALDAVRPVGSLIKPAVYLTALSQSGDYHLLSPLDDSPIQIKGMNGEIWTPGNYDNQSHEGVTLEQALTESFNQATVRLGLSVGLESVIDNLYRLGIRRPLHSYPSLLLGAVSLSPLEMTQMYQTLANGGYGATLKSIRDVTDAQGTPLSRYPLTVESRVDSRAVYLLRHALNEVTRSGTGKALQWLLPGEVDVAGKTGTTDNLRDSWFAGFDQKHTAVVWVGRDDNQPTGLTGSSGAMRIWAGLMNGIGVSSLQQNLPVGVEMLAIDPETGLLGEGCPQVLEYPFISGSGPASRAACARSGSVVEDGILWFQRFFN, encoded by the coding sequence ATGACGAAGAAGCGTGCAAAACGGGGAATAAGCAAGTCCAATCGCAGTAGAAATCAAAGATGGAAGCGATGGTTTTTGCTTGGGATAGTCACTCTTCTCTTGGCGGTAATTCTATATCTCCTCTATCTCGACCAGGTCGTGCAAAATCGTTTTCAGGGACGTCGCTGGGATGTGCCCGCCAAGGTATACAGCCGAACCCTGGACCTCTATCCGGGTGCCTATTTGGCTACCAGCCATCTGCAACAGACGCTCGACGGACTGGGATATCGACGGGTTAAACATCCTGATCGGCCCGGAGAGTACTCCAGCTATCGCGGACGCTATCTTATACGCACGCGCCCGTTTCATTTTCCCGATATCGATCGTCCAAGCGACTATCTGGAAGTTGTTCTGGATAAGCAGGTTGTGCGTACCTTGAAGCGGGCGAGTAACGGAGATCCGATCGGTTACTATCGTATTGAGCCGAGACTCATCGGCAGTCTCTCCTCGACGCAAGGTGAAGACCGTATTCTGCTGATACGAGAGGAGCTGCCTGATTTACTGGTGGCGGGCTTGATTGCGGTGGAGGATCGCAGCTTCTATCAGCATATCGGCATCGATCTGATGGCGATCGGGCGTGCGCTGTGGGCCAACCTGGCCGCGAAGCGTGTGGTGCAGGGTGGCAGTACACTGACGCAGCAGTTGGTGAAGAACTACTTCCTCAGCCTGGAACGTACTCTGTGGCGAAAGATCAATGAAATCGCGATGGCTCTGATACTGGATATGCGATACAGCAAGGATGAGATTCTTGAAGCCTATGCAAATGAGGTCTATCTGGGACAGCAAGGGGGAAAGGCAATTCATGGCTTTGCCCTGGCCAGTCGTTTCTACTTCAATCGACCCTTGCATGAGTTGGACCTGCCTCGCATGGCGCTGCTAGTCACCCTGGTCAGAGGGCCTTCGGCCTATGATCCGAGACGTCACCCGGAGCAGGCAAAAAAGAGACGGGGTCTGGTCCTGCAGCTGATGGCGGACCAGGGTGTGATCAGTCCGCAACAGGCAGATTCGGCAAGGGGCCAGCCCTTGGGGGTAGAGCAGGGCAGCCTGCACAGCTCAGGTAGTCCGGCATTTATGGATCTGGTCAAACGCCAGTTACGCAGAGATTATCAAGAGGAGGATTTAAGTGCCGGTGGTTTAAGAATTTTCTCCACTCTTGATCCCTGGTTCCAGCAGCGTGGCGAACAGGCATTGTCACAGCAGCTAAGTGAATTGGAGCGTAAACAGGGCATCCAAGCCGGCACCCTTCAAGGGGCGCTCACCCTGGCAGATACGGAGACAGGGGAGGTGTTGGCTGTTGTGGGAGACAGAAACCCGCGCTACGCAGGTTTTAATCGCGCCCTGGATGCGGTACGACCGGTTGGGTCACTGATCAAACCCGCCGTCTACCTCACAGCCCTGTCTCAGTCAGGAGACTATCACCTGCTTTCACCGCTCGATGACAGTCCGATCCAGATCAAGGGAATGAACGGTGAAATCTGGACCCCTGGTAATTATGATAATCAGAGTCATGAAGGGGTGACGCTGGAGCAGGCGCTGACAGAGTCGTTCAATCAGGCAACGGTCCGTCTCGGTCTTTCTGTCGGACTTGAATCGGTAATCGACAATCTATACAGGCTGGGGATACGCCGTCCGCTCCATTCCTATCCGTCGCTGCTTCTGGGTGCGGTCTCCCTCTCGCCCCTGGAGATGACCCAGATGTACCAGACACTGGCGAATGGCGGATATGGCGCTACCCTGAAATCGATCCGTGACGTGACTGATGCACAGGGTACGCCACTCTCGCGATACCCGCTGACGGTTGAGTCAAGGGTGGATAGCCGGGCGGTCTATTTGCTGCGGCATGCACTTAACGAAGTGACCCGTAGCGGTACGGGCAAGGCGCTCCAGTGGCTGTTGCCGGGTGAAGTGGACGTGGCGGGAAAGACTGGAACTACGGATAATTTACGCGATAGTTGGTTTGCCGGATTTGACCAGAAACATACCGCAGTCGTTTGGGTCGGACGCGATGACAACCAACCGACTGGATTGACAGGTTCCAGCGGTGCCATGCGGATCTGGGCCGGCTTGATGAATGGTATAGGTGTCTCGTCATTACAGCAGAATCTGCCGGTGGGTGTGGAGATGCTCGCGATTGATCCCGAAACCGGACTTCTGGGAGAGGGATGTCCCCAAGTCCTTGAATATCCTTTCATTAGTGGTAGCGGTCCGGCATCCCGGGCAGCTTGTGCCCGCTCTGGATCAGTGGTCGAAGATGGAATTCTCTGGTTTCAGCGCTTTTTCAACTAA
- a CDS encoding bacteriohemerythrin — translation MSLMQWVEEKHGTSVDLCDSQHKELFDRVNALHDAVISRDHIDIGNRLDNLIDFVVRHFETEERLMEERGYSGLDHHRQEHDLLIKICTDIQDKFHAGEMEIEEGTLTYIKEWLDHHIPIIDKPYGPALSN, via the coding sequence ATGTCACTAATGCAATGGGTAGAGGAGAAGCACGGTACAAGTGTCGACCTCTGTGATAGTCAGCATAAAGAGCTGTTCGACCGCGTCAATGCACTTCATGATGCTGTCATCAGTAGAGACCACATCGATATCGGCAATCGCTTGGACAACCTGATTGATTTTGTCGTCAGGCACTTTGAGACCGAAGAACGTTTAATGGAGGAGCGTGGTTACAGCGGATTGGACCATCATCGTCAAGAGCATGATCTCCTGATCAAGATATGTACCGACATCCAGGATAAGTTTCATGCCGGCGAAATGGAGATTGAGGAAGGTACATTAACCTACATAAAAGAATGGCTCGATCACCATATCCCGATCATTGATAAACCGTACGGTCCCGCATTGAGCAATTGA
- a CDS encoding ATP-dependent DNA helicase, translating into MTDIAEIFDPDGWLAKRIEGFSYRPQQREMAQAVGRIMDQGGVLICEAGTGTGKTFAYLVPALMSGQKVIISTGTKNLQDQLFHRDLPMVRQSLSSPVATALLKGRANYLCIHRLENTLHEELHLTREQVEQLQWIREWSIKTRSGDIAGMTQVPEDAGIWPYVTSTTENCLGQECSAYSTCHLMEARKRAQEADLVVVNHHLLCADMALKEEGFAELLPSADCFILDEAHQLPDIAGNFFGDSVSGRQLLELARDTVAEYHREAKDTPEILEHAERLQQATRDMRLAFGLEQRRGAWSEVAANPSVNAHLDGLLDSIDQLAQSLRTVEGRGKGLESCSERCGTVLQRLHGLRQNDDSESIRWFETHRQSFRLNRTPLEIADIFQGVMQEHPASWIFTSATLAVGGSFEHFSKQLGLSEAETHCWDSPFDYPHQAVWYVPKNLPEPSSPEFNRAVSDISLPILQASGGRAFLLYTSHKALQEAADYLKEKLSYPMLVQGTAPRTELVEQFRKLGNAVLLGTSSFWEGIDVRGEALSCVIIDKLPFASPGDPVLQARIDALRKRGGNPFMAYQLPQAAIALKQGAGRLIRDEKDRGVLVLCDPRLLSKPYGKIFIRSLPPMTKTQDFTVLERFFSLPEG; encoded by the coding sequence ATGACGGATATCGCTGAGATTTTCGACCCCGATGGCTGGTTGGCGAAGCGCATCGAGGGTTTTTCCTATCGCCCGCAACAACGGGAGATGGCTCAGGCTGTCGGCCGGATTATGGATCAGGGAGGTGTGCTTATCTGTGAAGCCGGGACTGGTACCGGTAAGACATTCGCCTATCTGGTGCCGGCATTGATGTCCGGGCAAAAGGTAATCATCTCAACCGGCACCAAAAACCTCCAGGATCAACTGTTCCACCGGGATCTGCCCATGGTGCGGCAAAGCCTGTCGAGTCCGGTTGCAACGGCATTACTGAAGGGTCGTGCCAACTACCTTTGTATCCACCGTCTGGAGAATACGCTACATGAAGAGCTGCATCTCACCAGGGAGCAGGTTGAGCAGTTGCAGTGGATTCGTGAGTGGTCGATCAAAACCAGGAGCGGCGATATAGCTGGGATGACCCAGGTACCTGAGGATGCGGGAATCTGGCCCTATGTGACGTCAACAACCGAAAACTGCCTGGGGCAAGAGTGCTCAGCCTATAGTACCTGTCATCTCATGGAGGCGAGAAAACGCGCCCAGGAGGCGGATCTGGTGGTTGTCAACCACCATCTGTTGTGTGCAGACATGGCGTTGAAGGAGGAGGGATTTGCGGAACTTCTGCCCAGTGCCGACTGTTTTATTCTCGATGAGGCGCATCAACTGCCCGATATCGCAGGAAATTTCTTCGGCGACAGTGTGAGTGGCCGCCAATTGCTTGAGCTGGCACGGGATACCGTTGCGGAGTATCACCGTGAGGCAAAGGATACTCCCGAAATACTGGAACATGCAGAACGTCTGCAGCAGGCAACCAGGGATATGCGATTGGCCTTTGGCCTGGAGCAGAGACGGGGAGCCTGGTCTGAGGTTGCAGCCAATCCATCGGTGAATGCCCATCTTGACGGATTGCTGGATTCCATCGACCAACTGGCGCAATCGTTACGCACCGTGGAAGGGCGGGGAAAGGGCCTGGAGAGCTGTAGTGAACGCTGTGGTACGGTGCTTCAACGACTGCACGGTCTACGGCAGAATGATGATAGCGAGTCAATCCGTTGGTTTGAGACTCACCGACAGAGCTTTCGTTTGAATCGTACACCGTTGGAGATCGCGGATATATTTCAGGGTGTCATGCAGGAACATCCCGCATCCTGGATATTTACTTCCGCCACGCTGGCGGTAGGTGGCAGTTTCGAGCATTTTTCAAAGCAGCTTGGATTATCTGAAGCCGAAACCCATTGTTGGGACAGTCCTTTCGATTACCCGCATCAAGCGGTCTGGTATGTGCCAAAGAACCTGCCGGAACCCAGCAGCCCTGAGTTCAATAGGGCAGTATCCGATATTTCACTACCTATATTGCAGGCAAGTGGAGGTCGTGCCTTTCTGTTATATACAAGCCACAAGGCACTGCAGGAGGCAGCTGATTATCTGAAAGAGAAGCTGAGCTACCCAATGCTGGTGCAGGGTACGGCACCAAGAACCGAGTTGGTTGAACAGTTTCGAAAGCTCGGTAATGCGGTATTACTCGGGACATCCAGTTTCTGGGAGGGTATCGATGTGCGTGGGGAGGCGCTTTCCTGTGTAATCATCGATAAACTGCCATTTGCATCACCCGGCGATCCGGTACTTCAGGCACGCATCGATGCCTTACGCAAGCGAGGTGGAAATCCCTTCATGGCGTATCAATTGCCTCAAGCCGCAATTGCCTTGAAACAGGGGGCGGGACGCTTGATTCGTGACGAGAAAGACCGGGGTGTTTTGGTGCTCTGCGATCCCAGGCTTTTGAGTAAACCCTACGGAAAGATATTTATTCGCAGCTTGCCGCCGATGACCAAAACACAGGATTTTACAGTATTGGAGCGGTTCTTTTCACTGCCGGAAGGATGA
- a CDS encoding pteridine reductase, whose protein sequence is MTQNRNGLTGKCALITGAAHRIGAAIARQLHAEGMNILLHYRHSKEAAEQVKHELEEKRAQSVWLLQADLHQAESYNFLINQAETLCQRLDLLVNNASSFYPTPLREATVSDWDDLIGSNLKAPFFLSQAAAPLLYRSEGCIINLVDIHARRPLKNHPIYSIAKAGNAMLVKSLARELGPVIRVNGVAPGAILWPEQGLTDQERADILERTALKRAGTPEDIARTLLFLYRDATYITGQIIAVDGGRTLQQ, encoded by the coding sequence ATGACGCAAAACCGGAACGGTCTGACTGGAAAATGTGCGCTGATCACCGGCGCCGCACATAGGATAGGTGCCGCTATCGCCCGTCAGTTACACGCTGAAGGGATGAATATTCTACTCCACTATCGCCATTCCAAGGAGGCGGCAGAGCAGGTAAAGCACGAACTGGAGGAGAAACGCGCCCAATCTGTGTGGCTGTTGCAGGCTGATCTACACCAAGCTGAAAGTTACAACTTTCTCATCAATCAGGCCGAGACACTGTGTCAGCGGCTTGACCTGCTGGTGAATAATGCCTCAAGTTTCTATCCGACCCCGCTACGAGAAGCGACAGTCAGCGATTGGGACGATCTCATCGGCAGTAACCTCAAGGCGCCCTTTTTTCTTTCGCAGGCGGCGGCGCCGCTGCTCTATCGAAGTGAAGGCTGTATCATCAACCTGGTGGACATCCATGCCAGGCGACCGCTTAAGAATCACCCCATTTACTCGATCGCAAAAGCAGGCAACGCCATGCTAGTGAAATCCCTGGCACGGGAGTTGGGACCTGTAATCCGCGTCAATGGCGTTGCACCAGGGGCCATTCTCTGGCCGGAACAGGGCCTGACCGACCAAGAACGCGCGGACATTCTCGAGCGCACCGCGTTGAAACGGGCGGGAACACCGGAAGATATAGCCCGCACGCTGCTGTTCCTCTATCGTGACGCCACATATATTACCGGCCAGATTATCGCCGTCGATGGTGGCAGAACACTACAGCAGTAA
- a CDS encoding Glu/Leu/Phe/Val dehydrogenase has protein sequence MTEVSSGLTFRQSVDHMVDRALAFMELDPGIANAIKSCTSVLQVSFPVDIRGKVELFTGWRAVHSIHRLPAKGGLRYAENVDQQEVEALAALMTYKCAIVDVPFGGSKGGLCINPNNYSRDELKQITRRFARELAAPGFLNPATNVPAPDMGTGQREMAWIADTYKHLYPEEINALACVTGKPVAHGGVNGRTEATGRGVQYALQEFFRHKEELNAAGIDGGLEGKRIIIQGLGNVGYHAAKFLSEEDGAKIVGIIVRDGGIFNPDGIHVEEAYYHRCSHGGLKGFAGGEFVVEGEKLLETECDILIPAAIEGAINEHNAPNIHAKLIAEAANGPVTFEADRILRSRGITILPDAYVNAGGVVVSYFEWIRNLSHMRFGRIERRLDESRGRHVVAALEQTTGKQVPEWIKGSLSRGADELDLVRSGLDDSMRLALQEIIDIRSRKPELEDYRTAAYVIALQKLARSYIDIGV, from the coding sequence ATGACGGAAGTATCATCCGGCCTGACATTCAGACAAAGCGTCGACCATATGGTCGATCGTGCACTGGCTTTTATGGAGCTGGATCCCGGTATCGCCAATGCCATCAAATCATGTACTTCGGTTTTACAGGTCAGTTTCCCTGTAGACATAAGAGGCAAGGTTGAGCTTTTCACCGGCTGGCGAGCAGTACACAGTATCCACCGCCTGCCTGCCAAGGGTGGATTACGCTATGCGGAAAACGTTGATCAACAGGAGGTCGAGGCGCTTGCGGCACTGATGACATATAAATGCGCCATCGTTGACGTCCCATTCGGCGGCTCGAAAGGTGGACTGTGTATCAATCCGAATAACTACTCTCGGGATGAATTGAAGCAGATTACACGCCGCTTTGCGCGAGAACTGGCGGCACCGGGCTTTCTCAACCCGGCAACCAATGTGCCTGCACCAGATATGGGGACCGGTCAACGCGAAATGGCCTGGATCGCCGACACCTATAAACACCTCTATCCCGAAGAGATCAACGCCCTTGCCTGTGTCACCGGCAAACCGGTAGCACATGGTGGCGTCAACGGTCGAACCGAGGCCACCGGACGGGGTGTACAATATGCACTGCAGGAGTTCTTCCGGCACAAGGAGGAGCTGAATGCCGCCGGTATAGACGGTGGATTGGAGGGTAAGCGCATCATCATCCAGGGACTGGGCAATGTGGGCTATCACGCTGCCAAGTTTTTATCCGAGGAGGACGGCGCCAAGATAGTCGGCATCATTGTCCGGGACGGAGGGATTTTCAATCCCGATGGAATCCATGTGGAAGAGGCGTATTACCACCGCTGCTCCCATGGAGGTCTGAAGGGATTTGCCGGCGGCGAGTTCGTTGTAGAAGGCGAGAAACTTCTGGAAACCGAGTGCGATATCCTAATACCCGCCGCGATCGAGGGTGCGATCAATGAGCACAACGCACCGAATATCCACGCTAAGTTGATTGCCGAAGCAGCCAACGGCCCAGTTACTTTCGAGGCCGATCGCATCCTGCGCAGTCGAGGCATCACCATCCTGCCGGATGCCTATGTCAATGCCGGTGGTGTAGTGGTCTCCTATTTCGAGTGGATTCGTAACCTCAGCCATATGCGATTTGGTCGTATCGAACGTCGTCTGGATGAGTCACGCGGCAGACATGTGGTTGCCGCGCTGGAACAAACGACGGGAAAACAGGTCCCCGAATGGATTAAGGGCAGCCTGTCTCGGGGCGCAGACGAGCTTGACTTGGTACGATCCGGGCTCGATGACAGCATGCGACTGGCACTGCAGGAGATTATCGACATACGCAGTCGCAAACCCGAACTCGAAGATTACCGAACCGCCGCCTATGTTATCGCCCTGCAAAAACTGGCACGCTCCTATATTGATATTGGCGTTTAA
- a CDS encoding DUF1631 family protein, with the protein MNNRRRHQRLEIDLSADLAFRGQTFEECRICNFSEGGIYLQCDDERLDELLPDGYIAESDRMDAVLSFASKQVRVSLVYKHDHGVGGSIIDHQEAEALYTYLQSQRENKHIEQASIDKAAVTPMIEALQSRLLDYLNPLLRSFFTQSKEALLARANEPQSSQQESTLILMMTALEREQTEISKAFFGQVEKSFDELVSLVSVTRAPSTEVNQELELVEKVEIDHWVVINDIARQSETELARDLYHIETSLTYLTEHTIKDENNPLSPISLLNALKHALGRFDLEINCFHLILSVFHGTVLKGLDSLYEEIVELLKEKGIDFTSQYQVSTNQSLQAKKIFHPNVGKVIQHLSTLLDVKHHTDRNDPGSNVARIDKNQVIESLNKLPLRFGSSVLKQLEYELESQSSDNQKLDPLVSAAVTTGEELVSSLRDDPLVPAELKDLLNRMEIQIIQEVVNDPSLLENSKHPVRQLLATIESLAPYLTMGNQMAQIREMAKISQLLDAIDCNKLTSVSEVTQALEALKHTQLEKFHRNRQLAIEHCEKDEQYIAAEREVLSYIRTQLSDKSVSIAIERLFQFGWIKLLVQTYAIEGEESTAWKAYSRVIEIMGKLFLNQSSPHEMSESRIRDLISLIRKGFRDYPVYPEESRNFAIELQTALIRGGDAAAPFCEQRIEVDEEYMSRYFTDGADKPVNSAEAGIDQASLERVKSLKIDTWVVVDAGERMLFLAWKNDDSNRFLFVNGNGLKALDVTDIELAKSVDSGDYSVMQDRVQPIVDRAIDRILFTSFNHIKDEYSTDELTGLFNRRRFERHLRELSVEAENKDKQHVLILLDLDKFHVVNDLCGFKGGDQLLQTVSSIVSSYISEDGMVARIGDDEFALLMRNADLDKGFQNAESLRHAIEGYRFSWNDRLIPVSASLGVVQVDARQQADTSELLQAAKSACYMAKEGGRNCTRLYSASDSAYQKHMQVIQTIPAIQEALANDRMVLFAQPIVPLKQDAGLKPHYEILLRILDDKGEPQPPQRFIKIAEQYDLMRAVDLWVIDHFFDAITPYGDRLLGDVSFSVNLSTTSVVDSEFKRYLKQRISESPVPAEQLGFEVTETALARDIEDTVTFMKEVRSMGCSCYLDDFGSGFASFSYLKDFPVNYVKIDGIFVREMIQNTADLAMVISIMELAHFMDKVVIAEHVSDASIGKALQEMGVDFAQGYHFGRPRVFTEVLQEIVGNRQQISTA; encoded by the coding sequence ATGAATAACCGTAGAAGGCATCAACGGCTGGAGATCGATCTGTCGGCAGATCTGGCTTTTCGGGGGCAGACCTTCGAGGAGTGCAGGATTTGTAACTTTTCCGAAGGTGGTATCTATCTGCAGTGTGATGACGAGAGGCTGGATGAACTGCTGCCCGATGGTTACATCGCAGAATCTGATCGTATGGATGCGGTGCTTAGCTTTGCCTCCAAACAGGTGCGTGTTTCCTTAGTCTATAAACATGATCATGGAGTGGGTGGCAGCATAATTGATCATCAGGAAGCCGAGGCGCTATATACCTATCTTCAGTCTCAACGAGAGAACAAGCACATAGAACAGGCATCTATCGATAAGGCGGCAGTGACGCCAATGATAGAAGCACTACAGAGCCGGTTGCTCGATTACCTCAATCCGCTGCTGAGGTCTTTTTTCACTCAGTCAAAAGAGGCCTTGCTGGCGCGCGCCAATGAACCCCAGAGCAGTCAACAGGAATCAACACTGATTCTGATGATGACAGCACTGGAAAGAGAACAAACTGAGATTTCAAAAGCCTTTTTCGGACAGGTAGAAAAGTCATTTGATGAGTTGGTCAGCCTGGTTAGTGTCACCCGGGCTCCCTCGACGGAGGTTAACCAGGAACTTGAACTGGTTGAGAAGGTTGAGATCGATCACTGGGTTGTAATCAACGATATAGCCAGGCAGAGTGAGACGGAATTGGCACGTGACCTCTACCACATAGAAACATCACTCACCTATCTGACAGAACATACGATCAAGGATGAGAACAATCCTCTCTCACCGATCAGTCTGCTCAATGCGTTGAAACATGCATTGGGCAGGTTCGATTTGGAAATCAACTGTTTTCACCTGATACTGAGTGTATTTCATGGGACTGTCCTGAAAGGGCTCGATAGTCTATACGAAGAAATCGTTGAGCTACTGAAGGAGAAAGGAATCGATTTCACTTCACAATACCAGGTCAGCACCAATCAAAGTCTTCAGGCGAAAAAGATATTCCATCCAAATGTGGGTAAGGTTATACAACATCTATCCACACTACTCGATGTGAAGCATCATACTGACCGGAACGATCCGGGATCAAATGTTGCAAGGATTGATAAAAACCAGGTTATAGAATCCCTCAATAAACTGCCACTGAGGTTTGGCTCGTCAGTCCTCAAACAGCTCGAATATGAACTGGAGAGTCAGTCATCCGATAATCAAAAACTTGATCCACTGGTTAGTGCTGCGGTCACTACCGGGGAGGAACTGGTTTCTTCACTGCGTGATGATCCACTTGTACCGGCGGAGTTGAAGGATCTGCTGAACCGGATGGAGATTCAGATTATTCAGGAAGTAGTGAATGATCCCTCGTTACTGGAGAACAGTAAACATCCCGTCAGGCAACTGCTGGCCACGATAGAGTCCCTGGCCCCCTATCTCACGATGGGGAATCAAATGGCACAGATCAGGGAAATGGCGAAGATATCTCAACTTCTTGATGCTATTGATTGCAACAAGCTGACCAGCGTTTCTGAAGTGACACAGGCACTCGAGGCTCTAAAACATACTCAGCTCGAGAAATTTCATCGCAATCGTCAGCTTGCAATTGAACACTGTGAAAAGGATGAGCAGTATATTGCGGCGGAGCGTGAGGTCTTAAGCTACATACGTACTCAGTTGTCGGATAAATCGGTATCCATTGCGATAGAAAGACTGTTTCAATTCGGATGGATCAAGCTATTGGTGCAGACCTATGCAATTGAAGGTGAAGAGAGTACGGCCTGGAAGGCCTATTCCCGTGTCATCGAAATAATGGGGAAACTTTTCCTCAACCAATCGTCACCGCACGAGATGAGTGAAAGCCGAATTCGCGATCTGATTTCGCTTATCAGAAAGGGGTTTCGTGACTATCCCGTATATCCCGAAGAGAGCCGGAACTTTGCGATCGAATTACAGACAGCACTCATCAGGGGGGGCGATGCAGCGGCGCCGTTTTGTGAGCAGAGAATAGAGGTTGATGAAGAATACATGAGCCGATATTTCACCGACGGGGCCGATAAGCCTGTTAACAGTGCTGAAGCCGGAATTGATCAGGCTTCATTGGAGAGAGTCAAGTCCCTCAAGATCGATACCTGGGTGGTAGTGGATGCAGGTGAACGTATGCTTTTTCTGGCTTGGAAAAACGACGACTCAAACCGTTTCCTGTTTGTGAATGGAAATGGCCTGAAGGCATTGGATGTCACTGATATTGAATTGGCAAAATCTGTCGATAGCGGTGACTACAGTGTTATGCAGGATCGGGTGCAGCCGATTGTTGACAGGGCCATAGATCGCATACTGTTTACGAGTTTCAATCATATCAAGGATGAGTATTCCACCGATGAACTGACCGGACTGTTTAATCGCCGCAGGTTCGAACGCCATCTGCGTGAGTTGTCAGTTGAGGCGGAAAACAAAGACAAGCAACATGTATTGATACTGCTTGACCTGGACAAATTTCATGTGGTCAATGATCTGTGCGGTTTCAAAGGCGGTGACCAACTGCTGCAGACAGTTTCATCAATCGTCTCCAGCTATATTAGCGAAGATGGCATGGTGGCGCGTATCGGTGATGATGAATTCGCCCTGCTTATGAGGAATGCGGATCTGGATAAGGGATTTCAAAATGCTGAATCATTACGTCATGCAATCGAGGGGTACCGCTTCAGTTGGAATGATCGCCTGATACCTGTTTCAGCCAGCCTTGGTGTGGTGCAGGTGGACGCCCGGCAACAAGCGGATACCAGTGAACTGTTACAGGCTGCCAAGTCTGCCTGTTATATGGCCAAAGAGGGTGGCAGAAACTGTACGCGACTCTATTCGGCATCCGATTCCGCTTATCAGAAACACATGCAGGTTATCCAGACGATTCCAGCTATTCAGGAGGCGTTGGCGAACGATCGAATGGTGCTCTTTGCCCAACCAATCGTTCCGCTTAAACAAGATGCGGGATTGAAGCCACACTATGAAATCCTGTTACGAATCCTCGATGACAAGGGTGAACCTCAACCACCACAGCGTTTCATCAAAATCGCCGAACAATATGATCTGATGCGAGCCGTTGATCTTTGGGTCATAGATCACTTCTTTGATGCAATTACACCCTATGGCGACAGGCTCCTGGGAGACGTCAGTTTCTCAGTCAATCTGTCGACCACGTCTGTTGTCGACAGCGAATTCAAGCGCTATTTGAAACAGCGTATCAGTGAGTCACCCGTTCCTGCCGAGCAACTGGGATTCGAGGTCACTGAAACGGCTCTCGCCAGAGATATCGAGGATACGGTGACCTTCATGAAGGAGGTCAGATCGATGGGGTGCTCCTGTTATCTGGATGATTTCGGGTCCGGTTTCGCCTCTTTCTCGTATCTCAAGGATTTTCCCGTCAACTACGTGAAAATCGACGGCATCTTCGTGCGCGAGATGATCCAGAACACCGCCGATCTGGCGATGGTTATTTCGATCATGGAGCTCGCTCATTTCATGGACAAGGTGGTGATTGCCGAACATGTGAGTGATGCCTCTATCGGCAAGGCGCTGCAGGAGATGGGGGTGGATTTCGCGCAGGGCTATCATTTTGGACGCCCCAGGGTCTTCACTGAGGTTTTGCAAGAGATTGTGGGGAACCGGCAACAAATCTCCACTGCCTGA